A window of Oryza glaberrima chromosome 2, OglaRS2, whole genome shotgun sequence genomic DNA:
CGATGTTCTAGGAGGAAAAACTTCAAAACATGCATCCGCTCGCCTCTCCAAAAATTAATCGCCTTTCCAAATTTCCATGGGAGAGCCGAGACCGTCGTATTCAACTCCTTTGCTAAGCGTCTCCGGGCCCCACATGCAGTGACACCGCGAGCGCCGCAAGTAGTAACAAAACACAAGCACAGCTAATCCAGATTGGCGAATTGAACGGCTTGCATGACACGCCCCGCGTTTCCTTCCACTCCTGCGACGCCGCCACGTCTCCCCCCTTTCACAGGCAGCGTTCAAACTTTCGAAAATGAGAAAAAACCCTAGGCGAGCCCCGCTCCCAACGGTCACATCTCTCGAATCCCctcctatataaacccctccgCCGCCCACCCCACCTCCGCATCTCAGCTCAGTACTTGATCCACCACCCACAAATCCGCCGCGCCCAAATCAGGAGGAGGAGGTAAGAGGAGAGGTAGGTGCCGAGaagagatggaggtggaggcggcgacggcggcggccatggactTCCACGCGCTCTCCCGCCGCGAGCTGCAGGCGCTGTGCAAGCGCAACGGCGTCCGCGCCAACATGACcaacgccgccatggccgatGCCCTCCAGTCGCTCCCCACGGTAAGAATCCcccttgattgattgattgattggtttgTTTGATCTGTCCATTTCGAGGGTTTGGGTGATTTTGGTGTGGGGGGTTCTCGTGTGTATGTTCGTTGCGCGATTTGGCGTGGTGCTGGTGGTGATTGATGAGTTGTGTGTCGGTTGCGGATTAGGTGGATGGGGTCGACGAGATCGGCACGGCGGCGCTCTGCCTCCCGACGCCGAGCAGGTCGACGATGAAGTCGGCTTTTaaggccgccgcggcgatcggcgaggagcagcagcacggGAGCCCGctcccccgcggccgccgcgtgtCGGTGATGTCGCCGGAGGCCATCCGGATGGAcgtcgaggagggcgaggacgaGATGAAGCGGGATCTCGTCAAGGAGATCGTGAGGACCCCGGGCGTGGCGCTGCGCAGCACCAGCCGCCGCGCGAGGGCCACGCCAGCGCCGATCCCGACCCCTGCGACCACTAGGCGGACCGCCGCTGCGCGCAAGGTGGAGGAGGCTGCGCCTACCCCAGCTACTCTGCGGAGGAGCCAGAGGACGGCTGCTCGGAAGGCCGCTGctccggtggtggaggaggtcaCGGCAACTAAGACAACAACTTGGAGGTCTGCGAGATCGAAGGTGATGGTTGATTTGGAGCAGGAGGTGGAGGACATGGCGGTGGCGTTGCAGGAGGTGAAGGTTCAGGAAGAGGATCCGAAAGGTGAGGGAGACTGTTATGCTTTCTCTGATCAGATTATTTGTTTCGTTCGATTGCTTGGATGAGATTTTTATGCGAGTTTCGTCATCATGCAGATGTTGCTTCCGATGAGAAATgtgatgaggaagaggaagctACGAAAATTCTGGGAGGAAACAGTAAAGAGGAGGAATCAGAGGAGGGTGAGGAAGGTGAGATTATTCATGGATTCTCATTAACTTTCAAAAAAGAGTACTGAATTCGAATGCTACGTGTGATTAGCTATTTCAATTTGGTTGAATTTGCTGTTATCCTTGTGCAAATTGATGATGAAAATTCGTGTCTATGCAGTTGTTTCTTCTGCTGCACCAACTGAACTTGCAGTAATTTCAGTTATGAGCTGTGATGACCCTAAGGAGGAGGAAATAGTTGCAACTGGGGAGGAACCAGCTAAAACCCAAGAAGGTGAGATGCTTCACTCTGTTCTTGCGTATTCCATAATCTATCCATCTATCTTTGCTTTATCTGTACCAATGAAGACTGAATTGTGGAGTTCGAAAATCAAAGcagctctgttttttttttctttacatgtAGCGATCTATATGAGGTTATGACTAAGAATTGTAGTATTCCAAATCCATTCATCTACTAGTTGATTCATATGTAGAGATTTTAGATTCTGAATTTGTTTCATTGCAAAACTAATCCATTCGAAGTCACAAGTTTGTGAATTGTGTGCTCTTTTCTGTTACCGTTTTGCTAATTTTGAATCTTGGTGCATCAGTGGAAGGAGTTGGGAAAGAACAGGAGCCCGTTAGTCTTGAGAATTCTGCTCCCTTGCCAGTCATGGAGGATTCACCAATCCTAGGAGTCCTGTCAAAGCCAGAACCTGTGGAACCACTCAGCGAGAAGATAGAAGATGCCTCTGTTGGTGATGGTCTGGGCTTTGGTAAACTGTCCGCATTGAAGGAGATAACTGGTGAGATGAATGATAAGGAAGTTGATGCCGATGAGGTGCCAGAAGAGAAGCTTCCAGCTGATGTGACCGATGACAAGACCAGCGAGGAAGATGACCTCAACGAAGTTGAGAAATTATCTGCCGTTGAGATACCACAGGCTGATCTAACAGGTGATAAAACCAGTGAGGAAGAGGATCTGAATGAAGTGAAGGAAGGGTCGGCCTATGAGAATCCGCAGGCTGATCGGATAGACGCTGAGAGCAGTGAGGAAGATGATCTTGATGGGGAGTACAGTGAAGAATCTGATATTGATGAGGAGTCCAATGAGGAAGGTATGCTTGATGAGGAATCCGCCGCTGAGGAATATGCCTCCAGTGAGGAGACTGATGATGAGAGTGACCCCTCTGAAGTGGCCACTGATTCTGATGAAGTGGAAGTAGAAAAGCTGCAGGTCGCAATGGAGGATGGATTGACTGCCGAGGCCAATCAGGTtgatgatgaagaggatgattTCAGCGGTGACCTACCATCCGATTTTGACAATGCCGACAACTTCAGTGATGATGAAACTGAGAGCGACGCCACTGTTGTGATCTCATCTGCTTCCAAGGCCGCTGTTGTGAAGACCCTGGATGACTCCTCCGTCACTGAAGCATCCAGTGAGGAGGAGGTTTCTCAACAGGAGGTGGAAGCCTCAGTTAACTCCATCGTGAAGTCCCTGGATGAGTTTACTTTCACGGTGGAGGGCACCCAGAAGGATGAGCTGACTGAAGAGATGAAGAGCACAGATGATGCTGAGGATGTGGGAGCAAAGGAGttgaagaaagagaagaagaaaaagaagccgACTGTCCAGGAACTTAACGCCACGAGCATGAGGAAGCTCAAAACCATGCTCAAGGAAGAGCTAATTGCCAAGGTAATGCCATATTTAAGATCTCTTTCGATAACCATTTCGTAATCTCATATCATTCCATCCCCCTGACACGTTGTTTTGCTCCAATTGAAGGCTGCCGCTGGGGAAGGGAAGAGGCTGGCGCTTGCAGAGCTGGACGACAACGCCGGTGGCGTCGACTGCTGATCGACGATGCGGATGGGGGGCGTGAGGAGCTGCAAAACCCAATGCCATATGAGACTGAATAAAATGAGGAGAGCTATAGTTGTGAAGTGATAACTAAGGCTTCGTCTTGCTGGCGTGAGTGCCCAAGTTTTCGTGTGTGGGGAGAGGCGCATCAGGTTGTGAAACCATGGTTTCTCTGAACAACCTGCAGTTTGCGTTGGTTCTCTCTGTTTCCTTTTTTCTCGTGGTCGTTTTGTGTCTTGTATCCGTTCCGTGCTGAGACTCTGGCTTGGTTAAGCCCTAAATGTATTTTACTGCTATTTACAAGTAATCGAGTTCTCTGTTACTGCTCATGAATGATAAATATGTTTCGATTGTTAGAATTGTTATACGGCAGTATATGCCATTCCAACTGCCACTACTTGTCTACATACATCTGCACCTGCAAGGAGCTGAACGTCTTGCAGTATATGGCCTTGTTGCCGATGCATCGAATCAAACAGCACATGAATTGCCCCTGTTTCTCAGTTGATCATGTACTTGTTTCTCTGTTGATCATGATTGAGAAACCTAACCAGGCAACTTTAGAATTTCTACTATTGATCTCACAAAGCTTTGGCTGAAAaatcaactactccctccgtcccataatataagggattttgagtttttgcttgcaacgtttgactactcgtcttatttaaacttttcgttttttatatttgcaagaaaaaattgaataaaacgagtgatcaaacgttacaagcaaaaactcaatcCCCTGTATTggaggatggagggagtatttatctgatattataattaaaaaCTCAATCCCCTGTATtgggggatggagggagtatttatctGATATTATAATTAAGCACATGGAATCGTAATTCATTACTTATCTGAAAATTCTTCGACATTATAATCTGAAATATCTTGCACTTTTTTGCGATGCTATACATTTTTGTAAGTAATGAAATACTCGATCGAACTAAGGCAAACTGTCTGGAATTTTTGTCCTTTTATTTTGGAGACGAAGGCCAACGTCTAAACACTTCCCATTATTGGCCAACTCTCATGTTTTCGGATGATGGGCCAACTCGTTAGTCGGCCCATCTCATCTCAACTCAATCCAAGGCCCACACGACGGCGTTACTCGACGGCCCAGATTTACCCATCGCAACCGAATCAACGACCAAACCCTAACACACGACTCGCCCACCAGTATATAACCTCCTCGCAAGCGCAAACTCGAAACCCTACCTTCCCAAaccccagccaccgccgccgccgctgccaccaccgttgccgttgccgcctccaccacccgcCCTCGACCACAGCCATGCCGCCGAAGCTCGACCCGACCCAGGTGGTGGATGTGTTCGTCCGCGTGACCGGCGGTGAGGTCGGCGCGGCGTCGTCGCTCGCCCCCAAGATCGGGCCGCTCGGTCTCTCCCCGAAGAAGATCGGAGAGGACATCGCCAAGGAGACCGCCAAGGACTGGAAGGGCCTCCGCGTCACCGTGAAGCTCACCGTCCAGAACCGGCAGGCCAAGGTCTCCGTCGtcccctccgccgcggcgctcgtcATCAAGGCGCTCAAGGAGCCCGAGAGGGACCGCAAGAAGGTGAAGAACATCAAGCACAGCGGCAACATCAGCCTCGACGACGTCATCGAGATCGCGAGGGTCATGAGGCCCAGGTCCATGGCCAAGGAGATGGCCGGCACCGTCAAGGAGATCCTCGGCACCTGCGTCAGCGTCGGCTGCACCGTGGACGGCAAGGACCCCAAGGACCTGCAGCAGGAGATCTCCGACGGCGAGGTCGAGATCCCCTCAGCTTAAGCAGGTAGAAACAAATCATCTTTTCTTCTCTGGTTAATCGTGTATCGCATTGCTATTTTGGATTTACACACAAGTAAAGTTGCTAGTAATTGATATGAAACCTTGCAGTATGTGTAGGTCACTACCATGTGTCCATGTTTACTTGTGTAATTTAGGATTTCAGTTGTGTTCTGTAAGTTTTCTGATTGATGAATAAAGGTAATGTAGGCAGTGGCTGTTTGCCTTCTGAAATTCAAGGATTGAGATTGCTAAGCTAACTTAATTTGTTATGTATTGCGCACATGTTGTTTCTTGATTGCTGCACTTTATTATCCTGTGCTGATTGTGACACACATAATTCATGTGCAGGTTTGGCATTGGGGTGGTTGTTATGTGAGGCTGCTGAAGTAGTTTTTCTACCTAGATGGTTCCTGGTGCAGTGCAGAGAATGGAAGCTTGTTCTGTTCTTGTTCTGCTCTTGCTCAAGAAGTAAACTTTTGTCATGCTTAAAGTGGTACCATGTGAGACTTTTTTTGCCATGCTATATTGTTTACCTTGCGAAATCAATGTTGTTAATGCAGCTAGATTTATAATATTGAGTTTTCTTTGCGATGTTCTGAGTTTTTCGTTATATTGTTGCTACTGCGTGCATGACAACAATGTTCTGAGTTTTCGCTCTCTAGTCTTGGTAGCCAAAAGCACTTCTTGAACTCCAGCCTAAATTAAAGTGCCTTGTTATGTTATGTTGCTGCATCCAACACTGATAGATCAACCCTAATCATGTGCTCGCTATCTGTCACTCCTTGGTAACCAGATACGAACTAAACTGGAATACTTTCAGATTTTGCATGCGATGCTTGAAATTCTGTTCCTTGGTAACCTGATATTGAACTTGAAAACTCAGATTTTTCGTGAGATGCTGGAAATTTGTTCCTTGGTAAAACTTTCAGATTATGTCTCCCAAACCTACTATAGTATTTGGCCAAAATAAAATGTTTAGACGGTATTGAGTTGCAAAATGTTACCAAAATAAAATGTTTAGACGGTATTGAGATGCAAAATGTTCAGAGATGGCATCTGCCTAGAACTTGCTATGTTTTACTCACCGGGAAACAAGTATCTCGGATATGCGCCCCTTGTCTACACAGTAAACTTCCAAGAGAATATCCAATATGTGGTCTATTCATCAATCAATCTGGCACATTTGTGCCAAATCAATAGCCATAGAGCTTTGGCTTACCCTGAGAAAACTTCGGCTTCACCAGGCTCCTGCACAAACAACCAGCTCCTGCAACAATGTCGGGTCAGCTAGATGTTAAACCCGAATTTAATTGATTTGCTAAATGTCATTCTATAGAAAACTTCGAGCAAAATCTTACGAATTTTTTACACTTCAATCCGTTCCACAATATTGCGCTACATGACCTCCTCTGAGATATTTAACTACTTATCACTTTTAGACGTGACAATTAACCATTTGTCCCCTGAATTCTCATAGATAGTGATGTGATAATTAACCATTTGTCCCCTGATAAATGGCTAAacgtcaaatctaaaagtgacaaatagttaactATTAGCATGTGTTCTTACACTTAAATCCGTTCCACAAATTTGTGTACATGACCTTCTCTAGCCACTTTGAACGGTTAAGCATTTTGATTTGGGGTATGGGTGGAGGGTGACAAATAGTTAACTATTAGCGTGTGTTCTTACACTTCAATCTGTTCCACAAATTTGTGTACATGATCTTCTCTAGCTGCTTTGAACAGTTGGCATTTTGATGGGTATGGGTGGAGGGATaggaagagagaagggggaagaTTTGGAGTATGGGGGAAAAAATTCTCTGCGGCAGTGTGGCACGACACCACTCTTGTGACACCGAGCAAACTAGTGACGCGTGTCCAATATTCCTAGTGCAGCCGAGTCCAGCTTTGGAAGACAATATCGGCTTGTTGTGCGTGCAAAGAGATAGCGGGGGACTAGGTGAGACGGGGGTGGGAAAGATGGGGGAGACTAGGTGGGGTTCACATCCCCTGCCTTTGGGCATAACGGCAAACTTTGCcgttcctccatcccaaacGTCCATTTCATATTTACGGCTGGATTTTGCTGGCCCAACATACATCACCTCAAAAATTGCTTTCTTCTCAAACGAAAGACATCGTCATGGTTGTGGCCCACTATAGTTTCATTTTGTTGCATGACCATCACGAATAGCTAATAGTAGCAATCTAGCACCTACAACTTCAAGATTTTGCAACTTCAAGATTTATTATCCACAATACAGATCATTAGGGATTCTTTTTCCCAGTGGACATGGAACAAATGAACAGCATGAGTATGATATCAAAAGGAAACAGCAAGCGTTTAATCAAACGATGTATTGCATTGGAGAAGAAAAGCAGTTTCTTAATTGGAAAGGCATTACGTTACGTTACGTTGGAGAAAAGCAATTTCTTAATTGGGAAGTCTAGCAAAATCCGATCGTAAATATGGAATGGTCGCTTGTGATTTGAGGAACGGCAAAGTTTGCCGTTGTGCCCAAAGGCAGGGGATGCGAACCCGACTAGGTGAGATGGGGGAACAAAAGAGATATTGTGGAGGAGGCAAAGGCTAATTGCCTAATTGGGTGACAGCGGTGTTAGACTAGTCTGTAGGCCTTACAAGCATTAGCCGACAAGGTGAGACGACGACACAAGAGTTGGGGGGAGGTGGGAGGCAAACGACCTAGAAGTGCGTCTGGCACTCCGGCTTGGCTATCGATAACAAAGAGAACATGGGTGGGAGGGTTATCGAGTGTAGTACTTTATTCTGAGTTTAATCATCAAGAGTTAGGCAATTTGGTTTGAGTGTATACCGGAAACTTGGTAAGAAGCTACAACCACGTAACCCCTCCATCTCTCAATACTTGTATTTCTATGAGAAATGATTGATGTGACTAAGTACTTTAGAAtgaattattttgggacaaacttTAAACTCTAGAAGATAACTATTTTGTAGGACggtcggagggagtacgtatgtTATCACACTCCTACAAGGTAAAACCAGTGTTGGAAGTATAGTGTATTATGATACCTATCAGCGTGGTGTGGCATGCGAAACTGATCGACAAAAATGGTCgagttaaataaaaaaaacttttttggAAGACTTTGTTCAAATTTCACCTGTTTTCATCAGTTACTGATCTTACTGACAAAAGTGGGTTTGGAGGCAGCACATTTGAACACCCTTGGGAGAATTTCCATAGGGTTTGAGCTGGGGGAACGAGGGGACCCATTCTGTAGAAGCCAAGCGATAGGTAATTTGTAATTTGTCGATAGGGGAATAGCTCTTTTCACTTCCTTTTACATTCAGctaaaaatactactccctcaatGAATTTAAACAGTGTAGGATATGTCCCATCCTAGTACGAGGTTCGCTTTTTTGAGACTGAGGGAGTAAGTCTGAGAATGCATTCTAGAATGTGCTTAAAGAACATAAATATAGACAACAACACGTAACACACCAGTCACACACCGGCACCTACGCCCTGTTTATATTATAAAGGCATAATTATactatttttaaaaagataCCTAGATGTACTATAtgttctagtgtaaaatttgataggTATCTAAAATTTAGATACATCACCATACTTTACTTGACCTGTTTCCGCCGTGCTCGCTGGTCACCAACTCACCGTGACTGCTTCAGCTTGTGGGAAGCGCAGCGCGCAGCCGCTCGGTGTAGCTCCCAGCCGGCCAGCCCTCAAACACAAGTATACAGAAGAAAATCCTTGCTGAAACAAGGATCGGTGATCACTGGAAGCACATGTACACAAGTATACACACAGCTGAAAAACCCATGCTGATCACACAAAGCACAAGTGTCAAGTAAGTTACACGGATCAATGTCTCAGCAACTGATGAACTGAATAGAGCACACGACGCACAAGAGATGCATCTCAGCAAGCATCACCAATGTAACAGACAGGTCAATCAATCTAACGACTCAGCAAACAGGCAGACAGTCACACCGCTCGCTACGGAGTTGATCCTACATTGTTCCAGTAGTTAAATTCAGGGGACATTcagtcgtcgtcctcgccaaaGTCAGAGCCGGCGAAGTCGGAATCATCGCTGATATCCTGCACTTCGTCCTCAGTGTCATCATCGCTCAGCTCCTGCACCTCCTGGTAACTCTTCTTGTTCCCCCGTGTTTGCCGTTTCGGCCTCGCTGCGACTGGCTCGGCAGAGCTACCTGATGGGGAGGATGACTCGGTTTCTTCAGTGCTCGTGGAAGCTGTTGAGGCCCTCTGCAAGACAGAACCGCTCTTCTTGTGGAAGGGAGAGGCCCTCATCTTGCGCACCTTCTTCTCAGGAGATGGAGCGCTGGTGCTGCTGTCCTCTGTAGGCTTGAACATTTCTTCCATCACTTTCTGCCTCATGGACTTCCCCTGAGCTGGCGCCCTCTTCCTGGTTGCAGCCTTCGGCTTCTCAGCGGCGAGCTTCTTTCCTCTACCTTTCTTGACCGGCACTTCTTCCATGGCGAAATCATCCTCGTCGTTCTCATCGATGGGCACTGTTTCGTCTTCCTCGTCATCAGATATCACAGCTAGGGATGATATGGCCTTCTTTGCTGCTCCTCTTTTGCTTGGTTCCTTCCTCCCTTTCTTCCCTTTTGCCTGTTCTTCTGTAGTCTCAGTTTCCATAGCTGCAAGTGTTGCACCATCAGCTTAAAGTTTTGAAAGTAACAGAGAaagagttgatttttttttccacaaacaCGAGATGCATTACCAGTATCTTCGGAATGGTCATCAAGATTGTAAGCAGCCAATCGGTCTTTTAGAGCAAGAActtcgtcgtcctcgtcatcaCTCAACTGGGTGCTTGCCTATGAAATTGTCAAATTGAATTGTAAGAGCGATAAACAAATTATCACACACAAAAAAGGTAGAGGTTTGCCGGAGGGGCCAACCTTCTTAGCTGGCTGCTTCTTCTGTGCGGCAGGTTTCGGGATTGCTGCTACATAATCTTCATCCTCGCTATCAGCCAAACTTGCCTGTATGGGTTCAATTCCTATATCGTTAAAGATCATCATATAATACGTGATGCATCTTAATAATCATCACCATTCTCACCTTTCCAGCTGGTTTCTTACGTGGTGCCGCAGGTTTTGGAACCGCCGGAGCAGCGGCATTCCCTGCAATGGATGAGCAGACAATTTAGTACTAGAAGAATCCATCTGGGCCATGCGAATAGAAGGAAAAATAGATAACAGTACCGTCAGAGCTTTCTGCCGCCTGAGTATTAGTCGCTGTCTTTCTAGGTCGTCTCTTGGGCGCTGCTTTAGGTGCAGCGCCACCTCCAGCATTCCTCGTAGCTCTTCTCTCCTCAGCATCCATGCTGTCCTTCTCATCAAgcgcctgaaaaaaaaaaatcaatgggtGAAAGGTGAAACATAAAACAATAAACGGTACGTCCCACACCCAAGAGTATCACAGCTTACATCCAGTTCCTTCTCGAATGCATCAAGGTCTCTCATCCAAAGTGATTTTGGCCTTGTTCTCTTCAGTTCAGCTACTTCATTCTCCATTCTGCCCTTCTCTGCAATGAGCTGTTGTACCCTCTCCAGAGTCAATGTACCAATTGCCATTGAGAGGAGATATTCATAATCACTTGAACCAACATTTGCAGCTTCAGGGCTCTCCTCATTCTCTTCATCCTCTTCAATAGCTCCAACAGCGGATGGCCCAGCCCTCTGTTTTTTCCTTGGGAAAGGATCAAATCCCTTCTGCTTAAGCTCCACAAACAGCTCTGCCCTCTTCCTGTTATTCACTATGATATCTCCTTCGACAACAGCAAGAATAAATCTAACTTTGTTAGAAAGCTTCTTTAACTCCAGTTCAATATTTTCCAATAATGCTCGCTGCACAACAAAAGTTAGTTAGTGTGGTATTATGTTGCTAAAACAAGATGGAAAATGAACAGACTATAAAGACATGTACCTTTCTTTTCTCGTAGAACTCGAGCCTCAGTCCAAAGAACTCTTTAAGTACTGGAAAGACATAATTTCAGTGAGAAACTGAAAAATGGAGCACAACAACATAATTAGTATAGTTATACTTACTGTCCTCTGGAGTATCGTACTTCCGAATTTTTCCATTAGAGTCAAATAAGTGCATATTTGTTGTACCAATCGTAGTTGTCAACTTGAACTTCTTCTCCAGCCCTTCTTGCAGAGCTATAGCCATGTTTTCTTTACTCAGGGTAATCAGAAATTCCACATTCTTATCATCACTATAAGTATCGAATGCCTGTAAATTGAAGAACACAACTTAAGAGGAGATCGCTGGTAATcggagcaaaaaaaaatttgtgcaaaaaaACTACCTCGATAAAAGGTTCTATGTCCTTctccttcttttccttctccttGACCTTACCCTTGCCCTTGCCCTTATCCTTGTCTTTGTCCTTGCTCTTGTCGGTTCCACCAATAGATATTAAAAACTCTTTGTAATCCTGAGACCAGCGACGGATTGGTAGCTCAGTAATTCTCAGCGTAGTGTCATCAACAACCTCAATAATACCAGTGACAGTATAGCTGACACCACCCGCTTTTGTGCCTGTCTTCTGAATAGAGCCCTGTTGTTCATGAAAACAGAAGTTGCCCAAATGCAATCATTAGTTTAAAATGGGGATATACGCTGCTAGTGTAACAGTACTCTCAGTCAACGCATATTACTGACCTTGAACCCCCTATACCATGGGTCCATTGGTTCAACAGGCTCATCATTTAGCAACCGTCTTAGATTAGCAACAATATCTCTTGGATTATAGTTTGGGATAAAGGTGCTCCATCCAGTGCCAATGCCTTCACTTCCATTTACCAAAACCATGGGCAGGATTGGCACATACCTGAAGGAAAGTAGGCATGTGTTATGTACTTATATCAAACTATCTGTAAATAGTATTCTGGAGAAAGAAGGCTCCAACAGCTGATATTACCAGGTGGGTTCAATTGACTGTCCATCTTCATCCAAGTAGTTAAGAAGAATATCGTCATCCTTAGGGAAAATTGAACGAGTGATAGGCGACAACAGGGTGAAGATGTACCTAGCACTAGCAGCATCTTTGCCTCCCTGAAATGAATACAAACAAGCACAGTCATGAGAAGATTAGTTTACAAGCTAACAAAATAGCGACCCCACAAAACAGCACCGTAAAGTAAAATCCCTTTACACCGTTGTCACACCTGATCTCTGGTGCCAAATTGACCATTGGGCTGCAAGAGGTTTATGTTATTGCTGCCAACAAAATCTTGAGCCATTCCAGTAATGGTACTAGCTAAACTCTGCTCACCATGGTGGTACG
This region includes:
- the LOC127764806 gene encoding uncharacterized protein LOC127764806; the encoded protein is MEVEAATAAAMDFHALSRRELQALCKRNGVRANMTNAAMADALQSLPTVDGVDEIGTAALCLPTPSRSTMKSAFKAAAAIGEEQQHGSPLPRGRRVSVMSPEAIRMDVEEGEDEMKRDLVKEIVRTPGVALRSTSRRARATPAPIPTPATTRRTAAARKVEEAAPTPATLRRSQRTAARKAAAPVVEEVTATKTTTWRSARSKVMVDLEQEVEDMAVALQEVKVQEEDPKDVASDEKCDEEEEATKILGGNSKEEESEEGEEVVSSAAPTELAVISVMSCDDPKEEEIVATGEEPAKTQEVEGVGKEQEPVSLENSAPLPVMEDSPILGVLSKPEPVEPLSEKIEDASVGDGLGFGKLSALKEITGEMNDKEVDADEVPEEKLPADVTDDKTSEEDDLNEVEKLSAVEIPQADLTGDKTSEEEDLNEVKEGSAYENPQADRIDAESSEEDDLDGEYSEESDIDEESNEEGMLDEESAAEEYASSEETDDESDPSEVATDSDEVEVEKLQVAMEDGLTAEANQVDDEEDDFSGDLPSDFDNADNFSDDETESDATVVISSASKAAVVKTLDDSSVTEASSEEEVSQQEVEASVNSIVKSLDEFTFTVEGTQKDELTEEMKSTDDAEDVGAKELKKEKKKKKPTVQELNATSMRKLKTMLKEELIAKAAAGEGKRLALAELDDNAGGVDC
- the LOC127764656 gene encoding 60S ribosomal protein L12-1 is translated as MPPKLDPTQVVDVFVRVTGGEVGAASSLAPKIGPLGLSPKKIGEDIAKETAKDWKGLRVTVKLTVQNRQAKVSVVPSAAALVIKALKEPERDRKKVKNIKHSGNISLDDVIEIARVMRPRSMAKEMAGTVKEILGTCVSVGCTVDGKDPKDLQQEISDGEVEIPSA
- the LOC127762459 gene encoding DNA topoisomerase 2 translates to MAAAAARLPLQSSSGHNAAAGGGGGKTIEEMYQKKTQLEHILLRPDTYIGSVEKHTAQLWVYEDGAMVSRSVTYVPGLYKIFDEILVNAADNKQRDPSMDSLRVEIDADEGRISVYNNGDGIPVEIHQEEGVYVPEMIFGHLLTSSNYDDNVKKTTGGRNGYGAKLTNIFSTEFVIETADGRRQKKYKQVFSENMGKKSEPQITKCKQGENWTRVTFKPDLAKFNMTHLENDVVALMRKRVVDMAGTLGKTVKVELDHQKVPVHSFSDYVKLYIKSASKDRDDVNELPSISQKVNDRWEVCVSLSEGQFQQVSFVNRIATIKGGTHVDYVTNQIATHVMNIVNKRNKNAHMKAHNVKSHLWVFVNALIDNPAFDSQTKETLTTRQASFGSKCELSDDFLKKVGSSAIVLNLLSWAEFKLSKELQKTDGSKRSRLTGIPKLEDANGAGGKDSNNCTLILTEGDSAKALAMAGISVVGRDYYGVFPLRGKLLNVREASHKQIMENAEIQNIKQILGLQHGKQYDSTKGLRYGHLMIMTDQDHDGSHIKGLLINFIHSFWPSLIKIPSFLVEFITPIIKATNKRDKKIVLPFYSMPEYEQWKESLGGNASGWSIKYYKGLGTSTSSEGRQYFQDIAKHKKDFVWKNDQDDNDIELAFSKKRITDRKEWLTNFQSGTHLDTEGKYIKYSDFINKELIQFSMADLLRSIPSMVDGLKPGQRKILFCSFKRNLVKEIKVAQFSGYVSEHSAYHHGEQSLASTITGMAQDFVGSNNINLLQPNGQFGTRDQGGKDAASARYIFTLLSPITRSIFPKDDDILLNYLDEDGQSIEPTWYVPILPMVLVNGSEGIGTGWSTFIPNYNPRDIVANLRRLLNDEPVEPMDPWYRGFKGSIQKTGTKAGGVSYTVTGIIEVVDDTTLRITELPIRRWSQDYKEFLISIGGTDKSKDKDKDKGKGKGKVKEKEKKEKDIEPFIEAFDTYSDDKNVEFLITLSKENMAIALQEGLEKKFKLTTTIGTTNMHLFDSNGKIRKYDTPEDILKEFFGLRLEFYEKRKRALLENIELELKKLSNKVRFILAVVEGDIIVNNRKRAELFVELKQKGFDPFPRKKQRAGPSAVGAIEEDEENEESPEAANVGSSDYEYLLSMAIGTLTLERVQQLIAEKGRMENEVAELKRTRPKSLWMRDLDAFEKELDALDEKDSMDAEERRATRNAGGGAAPKAAPKRRPRKTATNTQAAESSDGNAAAPAVPKPAAPRKKPAGKASLADSEDEDYVAAIPKPAAQKKQPAKKASTQLSDDEDDEVLALKDRLAAYNLDDHSEDTAMETETTEEQAKGKKGRKEPSKRGAAKKAISSLAVISDDEEDETVPIDENDEDDFAMEEVPVKKGRGKKLAAEKPKAATRKRAPAQGKSMRQKVMEEMFKPTEDSSTSAPSPEKKVRKMRASPFHKKSGSVLQRASTASTSTEETESSSPSGSSAEPVAARPKRQTRGNKKSYQEVQELSDDDTEDEVQDISDDSDFAGSDFGEDDD